The following are from one region of the Strix uralensis isolate ZFMK-TIS-50842 chromosome 4, bStrUra1, whole genome shotgun sequence genome:
- the DCTD gene encoding deoxycytidylate deaminase isoform X2 has translation MSGQQPSRHFNGFSNEVSCKKREDYLEWPEYFMAVAFLSAQRSKDPSSQVGACIVNSENKIVGIGYNGMPNGCSDDVLPWTRTAAHRLDTKYPYVCHAELNAIMNKNSADVKGCSMYVALFPCNECAKLIIQAGIKEVIFMSDKYHDTMEMTAARRMFDLAGVIYREFKPKCNKIIIDFDSINSRPSQKLL, from the exons ATGAGCGGCCAGCAGCCCAGCCGCCACTTTAACGG TTTCAGCAATGAAGTATCCTGCAAAAAACGAGAGGATTATTTGGAATGGCCTGAATATTTTATGGCAGTAGCGTTTTTGTCAGCACAAAGAAGCAAGGATCCGAGTTCTCAG GTTGGTGCCTGCATTGTAAATTCAGAAAACAAGATTGTTGGAATTGGATACAATGGGATGCCTAATGGCTGCAGTGATGATGTACTACCCTGGACAAGAACAGCAGCACATAGACTAGACACAAAATATCCTTATG tgtgcCATGCCGAATTGAATGCCATCATGAACAAAAACTCAGCTGATGTGAAAGGCTGCAGCATGTATGTTGCCTTATTTCCATGTAATGAATGTGCAAAGCTCATCATCCAGGCAG GCATAAAGGAAGTTATTTTTATGTCTGACAAGTATCATGACACTATGGAAATGACAGCTGCACGGCGGATGTTTGATTTAGCAGGTGTTATATACAG ggAATTCAAGCCAAAGTGTAACAAGATCATCATCGACTTTGATTCAATTAACAGCAGACCAAGTCAAAAGCTTCTGTGA